Within Metabacillus sp. KUDC1714, the genomic segment AGATCACAGGGGTAGTCAAAATTCATGATGAAATGGTGTTAATGTTAGACTTTGAGAAAATCGTTGCTGATATTAATCCTGAATCTAGTATTAATGTTGAGCAAGTGAAAAAGTTAGGGACAAGAGAACGCTCTGTCAAAAAGCTTATCGTTGCTGAAGATTCACCATTATTACGAAAGCTCTTACAAGAGACATTAAACGAAGCAGGGTTCCAAAATATTGAATTCTTTGAGAACGGTAAAGATGCTTTATCATATTTACTTTCAATTATTGAATCAGGAAAGGCAATAGAAGACGAGATACAGCTAGTTATAACAGACATTGAAATGCCACAAATGGATGGTCATCATCTTACGAAACGAATAAAAGATGATCAATCGTTAATGATTCTTCCTATTATCATTTTTTCATCTCTCATAACTAATGATTTGCGCCATAAAGGTGAAGTTGTTGGGGCAAGTTCACAAATAAGTAAACCAGAAATAGGTGAACTCATAGCTAAAATTGATGAATTAATCCTATAGAGAATTCGTTATATAAATAAAATTTTTTAAGCCACTTGGGATAATGGTTCTTGTGGCTTTTTTTGGGGTGAAGGAATGATTATTACAAAAGCAAAAAAATTTGCTGAAAAGGCTCATCAAGGTCAACTGCGAAAAATAAGTGGCACTCCATATTTTACGCATCTTGAGAATGTAGCTTTAACATTATTCAATGCAGGCTTTTCAAATAATGTAGTAGCTGCAGGTTATTTACATGATATTATTGAGGATACAAAAGTAACAAAGTTGCAAATTTCGAATTTATTTGGCAACGAGGTAGTGGAGCTTGTTTTAGCAAATTCAGAAAATAAATCATTAGAATGGGAAGAGCGAAAAAACGAAACGATAGAAAAAGCCAAAACAGCATCATTGGAGATAAAAGCATTGATTGCAGCAGATAAGTTAGATAACACTTCTGATTTGTTGAAACAACATAGACTTCATGGAGACGAGGTTTGGAGTTATTTTAATCGTGGCTTTGATAAGCAAGCTTGGTATTACCAAAATCTTTTAGAGGCAGTATATTATGGTTTGGATAATTCAGAGGTACCAAGTTATTTTATCGATGTTAAAAGGAATATTGAAGAGTTGTTTGGAGGTTTTTGATCACTAGAAATAATACATCGTTGGAATTATAATATATCTAACTCCAACGCCTTATGCTTTTCAGGGCTGAAAAATACGATTCCAATTTTATTACAGATAAGATGGAAAACTTTTCAACAAGTTTTCGTGTCTAGCTCCAGCGCCTAGCCCTTCGAGCATAAGCCACTCCTGAACTGAAGGTAAAGAACACCTTCTATTCAGGAGCGTCTTATGCTTTTCTAGGCTGAAAAATGCGCTTCCGCATTTCTATTCACCTATAACTTTCACCAAGTCTTTTGAACACTGGTTTTTCGTATGTACGTGTTTTTTTAGACTGGAATGAATTAGGTGGGAGTTTGTCTTCTTTCATTCCTACATAATTTTGTAAAAGGATTTTTGCCTTTGATAGTGACATATGTGTTTTGGGATTACGATATGTTTGATTCAAGGATCCTAAATGTGGAAGTTGATCGAAGTCATCTTTTGTAGGAGGCATATGAAAGAAATACTCTCCAGCTGATACTAGTACGTCAGATTGTTGTTTACTATATTTTGGATTGTTAGAAAAATGAAGTCCTTCTTTTTTCGCCTTTCCTTCATGAACAAGCTTTATCAAGGCCTTCTTTTTTAATCCATAAAGAAATTTAGGATTTGGTGCGGTTTTTGCATGACGGTTTACTACATAAATAGCACGTGCGAGGTTTTCAGTTGTTGGTTGTTTGGTTGGATCGAGTCGAATATGATCGTCCATTGTTTCTCTCCTTTTCTGGAACACTTTCAGTTTGAGCCATTCTTACTTAAATTATACTTCGAGAATAGTAAATTGCAACAAGTAATTAGGCATGATTTGTAAAATCACTTTAAAATCTGATTTTTTATCTGATTTAAACTTCTCATGTGGGAAAATCAAGTGAGTTGGGATTCAAATTA encodes:
- a CDS encoding chemotaxis protein translates to MDQQKGILLESGTNELEIVEFSIGKNNFGINVIKVKEIIQPVKITKIPHSHPNVEGIIEIRGEILPVVNVANALGYSHSDDPNSDKFIITEFNKTKIVFHVHSVTQIHRISWDKIEKPSSIYQGLESQITGVVKIHDEMVLMLDFEKIVADINPESSINVEQVKKLGTRERSVKKLIVAEDSPLLRKLLQETLNEAGFQNIEFFENGKDALSYLLSIIESGKAIEDEIQLVITDIEMPQMDGHHLTKRIKDDQSLMILPIIIFSSLITNDLRHKGEVVGASSQISKPEIGELIAKIDELIL
- a CDS encoding HD domain-containing protein, producing MIITKAKKFAEKAHQGQLRKISGTPYFTHLENVALTLFNAGFSNNVVAAGYLHDIIEDTKVTKLQISNLFGNEVVELVLANSENKSLEWEERKNETIEKAKTASLEIKALIAADKLDNTSDLLKQHRLHGDEVWSYFNRGFDKQAWYYQNLLEAVYYGLDNSEVPSYFIDVKRNIEELFGGF
- a CDS encoding YkyB family protein: MDDHIRLDPTKQPTTENLARAIYVVNRHAKTAPNPKFLYGLKKKALIKLVHEGKAKKEGLHFSNNPKYSKQQSDVLVSAGEYFFHMPPTKDDFDQLPHLGSLNQTYRNPKTHMSLSKAKILLQNYVGMKEDKLPPNSFQSKKTRTYEKPVFKRLGESYR